The following are from one region of the Takifugu rubripes chromosome 16, fTakRub1.2, whole genome shotgun sequence genome:
- the LOC100191069 gene encoding type III iodothyronine deiodinase a (The RefSeq protein has 5 substitutions compared to this genomic sequence) yields the protein MMLDSCGVQMATALKHAALCLMLLPRFLLTAVMLWLLDFSCIRRKVLLQMGQRQKSPDDPPVCVSDSNRMFTLESLGAVWYGQKLDFFKSAHLGSAAPNTEVMLVQERRQVRILDCMKGKRPLILNFGSCSUPPFMTRLAAFQRVVQQYADIADFLVVYIEEAHPSDGWVSTDAPYQIPKHRCLEDRLRAAQLMLAEVPESNVVVDNMDNSSNAAYGAYFERLYIVRDERVVYQGGRGPEGYRISELRSRLEQYRNDVARSQTAVLHV from the coding sequence atgatgctcgATTCCGGTGGAGTCCAAATGGCAACGGCGCTGAAACACGCCGCCCTGTGCCTGATGCTGCTGCCCCGGTTCCTGCTGACCGCCGTCATGCTTTGGCTCTTGGATTTCTTGTGCATCAGGAGAAAAGTGCTGCTCCAAATGGGGCAGCGGCAGAAGAGCCCGGACGACCCGCCGGTGTGCGTCTCGGACTCCAACAGGATGTTTACGCTGGAGTCCCTCGGGGCCGTGTGGTACGGCCAGAAACTGGACTTTTTCAAATCCGCGCACCTCGGGAGCGCGGCGCCCAACACCGAGGTGATGCTGGTGCAGGAGCGGAGGCAGGTCCGGATCCTGGACTGCATGAAAGGGAAGAGGCCGCTCATTCTCAACTTTGGCAGCTGCTCCTGACCGCCGTTCATGACGCGCCTGGCGGCGTTTCAGCGCGTCGTGCGGCAGTACGCGGACATTGCGGACTTTTTAGTTGTATATATCGAGGAGGCGCATCCGTCGGACGGCTGGGTGAGCACGGACGCGCCCTATCAGATCCCCAAGCACCGCTGTCTGGAGGACCGGCTCCGCGCCGCGCAGCTGATGCTGGCCGAGGTGCCGGAGAGCAACGTGGTGGTGGACAACATGGACAACTCCTCCAACGCGGCGTACGGGGCCTACTTTGAGAGACTTTACATCGTGAGGGACGAGAGAGTGGTGTACCAGGGGGGCAGGGGTCCCGAGGGGTACCGGATCTCGGAGCTGAGGAGCTGGCTGGAGCAGTACAGGAACGACGTGGCGCGTTCCCAAACAGCGGTGCTGCACGTGTAG
- the slc25a47a gene encoding solute carrier family 25 member 47-A, giving the protein MHIADFVSGSLAGGIGVVVGYPLDTVKVRIQTQKQYSGVWQCVETTFSKEGVKGFFKGMALPLTTVSMTSSVAFGTYRNCLHCLSQARGAGGGPNTKMEVFLSGLAGGVAQISVMAPGDIVKVRLQCQTESKKGATNTSKPKYRGPVHCLLSILKEDGVRGLYRGALPLMLRDGPSYAVYFLMYRTVSELLTDFGEKKPSWIGVMFGGAVAGMSAWTVGTPMDVVKARLQMDGLLGKKQYRNFFHCLTKTLRTEGVGVFFRTLGLNYVRAVPVSMMVFLTYEVITAFLQTSSDNTDTPPVGFE; this is encoded by the exons ATGCACATCGCTGATTTTGTGTCAGGATCGCTGGCAG GGGGCATCGGAGTCGTTGTGGGCTACCCTCTGGACACTGTGAAG GTGCGAATCCAGACTCAGAAACAGTACTCAGGAGTATGGCAGTGTGTCGAAACCACGTTTTCAAAAGAAGGG GTGAAGGGCTTCTTCAAAGGCATGGCCCTGCCGCTCACCACCGTCTCCATGACTTCCTCTGTGGCGTTTGGCACCTACAGGAACTGTCTGCACTGTCTGAGCCAGGCACGCGGAGCCGGCGGCGGCCCCAATACCAAGATGGAAGTCTTCCTGTCAGGTCTGGCGGGGGGGGTAGCCCAG ATATCAGTGATGGCCCCGGGTGATATCGTGAAAGTGCGTCTGCAGTGTCAGACGGAGTCCAAGAAAGGAGCCACGAACACGTCCAAACCCAAGTACCGAGGCCCAGTCCACTGCCTGCTGAGCATCCTCAAAGAGGACGGGGTCAGAGGTCTCTACAGGGGAGCTCTCCCGCTCATGCTGAGGGACGGCCCGTCCTACGCCGTTTACTTCCTGATGTACAGAACCGTCTCCGAGCTCCTGACAGACTTTGGCGAGAAAAAACCCA GCTGGATCGGCGTGATGTTTGGCGGGGCGGTGGCGGGCATGTCGGCCTGGACGGTGGGGACGCCCATGGACGTGGTGAAGGCCCGTCTGCAGATGGACGGCCTGCTGGGGAAGAAGCAATACAGAAATTTTTTCCACTGTCTCACTAAGACGCTGAGGACAGAGGGAGTCGGGGTGTTCTTCAGGACCTTGGGCCTCAACTATGTCAGGGCCGTCCCTGTCAGCATGATGGTGTtcctgacctatgaggtcatcACCGCATTCCTCCAAACTAGTTCTGATAACACGGACACGCCCCCCGTCGGCTTTGAATAG
- the LOC115246429 gene encoding mitochondrial basic amino acids transporter-like, whose product MDFVAGCIGGAAGVLVGHPFDTVKVRLQVQCIDKPLYRGTFHCFQSIVRQESLLGLYKGIGSPMMGLTFINAIVFGVQGNAMRLLAKDTPTNQFLAGAAAGAIQCVICCPMELAKTRMQMQGTGEKKSTRKLYKNSLDCLVRIYNREGLRGVNRGMVTTLIRETPAFGFYFWTYDVLTRSLGCDLGDRYMIPKLLFAGGMAGIASWLSTYPVDVIKSRLQADGVGGVNQYSSIADCVRQSVKREGYMVFTRGLTSTLLRAFPVNAATFATVTLVLMYARGEEPAPMDCEPPQPGPHTQIQQQPSSL is encoded by the exons ATGGACTTCGTTGCGGGATGCATCGGAG GCGCTgctggagtcctggttggacaCCCGTTTGACACGGTCAAG GTGAGACTGCAGGTCCAGTGCATCGATAAGCCTCTGTACCGCGGGACCTTTCACTGTTTCCAGTCCATCGTGCGCCAGGAGTCG TTGCTGGGTCTGTACAAAGGCATCGGATCCCCCATGATGGGCCTCACGTTCATCAACGCCATAGTGTTTGGCGTTCAGGGGAACGCCATGCGGCTGCTGGCGAAGGACACTCCCACGAACCAGTTCCTGGCCGGCGCGGCGGCCGGCGCCATCCAGTGCGTCATCTGCTGCCCCATGGAGCTGGCCAAAACCCGCATGCAAATGCAGGGGACAGGGGAGAAGAAGTCCACCAGGAAGCTGTACAAGAACTCCCTGGACTGCCTGGTGCGCATCTACAACAGGGAGGGCCTGCGGGGGGTGAACAGGGGCATGGTGACCACGCTCATCCGGGAGACGCCCGCCTTCGGCTTCTACTTCTGGACCTACGACGTGCTGACGCGCAGCCTGGGCTGCGACTTGGGAGACCGCTACATGATCCCCAAGCTGCTCTTCGCAGGGGGCATGGCGGGGATCGCCTCCTGGCTGTCCACTTACCCCGTGGATGTGATAAAGTCCCGGCTCCAGGCGGACGGCGTGGGCGGAGTCAACCAGTACAGCAGCATCGCCGACTGCGTGCGGCAGAGCGTAAAGCGGGAGGGCTACATGGTGTTCACGCGGGGCCTCACCTCCACGCTGCTACGGGCCTTCCCCGTCAACGCCGCCACCTTCGCCACCGTCACACTGGTCCTCATGTACGCCAGAGGGGAGGAGCCTGCGCCCATGGACTGCGAGCCGCCTCAGCCGGGCCCCCACACGCAGATACAGCAGCAGCCGTCCAGCCTGTGA
- the LOC101063526 gene encoding uncharacterized protein, whose product MSEYLCRVEKKKSEVLLGGRMQMQEVIFVLPQKRTLSSTDVPHVMAAGITRSPVRLLLFSLVMVIRSSLLATGQKYELIFPCQEDLVCIRMWRFNQRSTADYIAVATAGLIKARSERSSECHLPIKEEKDQIVEICTNGTQVPFAKKDVLNISLNWGKSASLQCVLLAYGRHKCSGQKVRLRWLDEAGTDMEAHSEHRVDRDSDCNVTLTVTFKSPGIKKLSCQVTVNKENRNSVKLWVKVPAVKGEGRAMVVVPGPDHKLPDAGGKRDIVSTAVGVAGCAFFIAAVAAFVVRRKRRTRNQLPGGSESTSNHDNVIYADLILPDSSVQMLVREDTEYACIQRQ is encoded by the exons ATGTCAGAGTACCTCTGCcgtgtggagaaaaaaaaaagtgaagtcCTCCTTGGTGGGAGGATGCAAATGCAGGAAGTGATATTTGTGCTACCCCAAAAAAGAACACTGTCATCAACAGATGTTCCACACGTGATGGCTGCCGGAATCACTCGATCCCCAGTGagactgctgctcttctctttgGTGATGGTGATCAGAA gttctctctTAGCCACTGGACAGAAATATGAGCTCATCTTCCCGTGTCAGGAGGACCTAGTCTGCATTCGCATGTGGCGCTTTAACCAGAGGAGCACTGCGGATTACATCGCCGTGGCAACGGCTGGACTGATCAAGGCCAGATCAGAGAGGTCATCAGAGTGCCATCTGCCaatcaaagaggagaaagaCCAAATCGTTGAGATTTGCACGAACGGGACACAAGTGCCATTTGCTAAAAAGG ACGTCCTAAACATCAGCCTGAATTGGGGCAAATCTGCATCGCTGCAGTGCGTCCTGCTCGCTTATGGCAGGCATAAATGCAGCGGGCAGAAGGTCCGCCTGAGGTGGCTGGATGAAGCCGGCACTGACATGGAGGCACACTCGGAGCATCGGGTTGATCGGGACTCTGACTGTAACGTAACTCTGACTGTCACCTTCAAAAGTCCTGGAATCAAAAAGCTCAGCTGTCAGGTCACTGTGAACAAAGAGAACAGGAATTCAGTGAAGCTGTGGGTCAAAGTTCCAG CTGTTAAAGGGGAAGGAAGAGCGATGGTTGTAGTGCCTGGACCTGATCACAAGCTCCCAGACGCAG GCGGCAAAAGGGACATTGTCAGCACGGCGGTGGGGGTGGCGGGATGTGCGTTTTTTATCGCGGCGGTTGCAGCTTTTGTTgtaagaagaaaaagaagaactA GAAACCAGCTGCCTGGTGGATCCGAATCAACCAGCAACCAC gacaaCGTGATCTATGCTGATTTGATCCTACCTGACAGCTCCGTTCAGATGTTGGTGCGCGAGGACACCGAATACGCCTGCATCCAACGCCAATAA